The DNA sequence ttctgttgcttttcttaaagaaatataaatcgtCAAGTTAGAAGATGTATAGCTTAACCTTATATTTCTTACGTTTACACTTGATAATGTGTTAAGCCTATTTAAATAGGCAACTCTTCTGTTGAATCCAGTTGTATAACTAATCTTTGGAACAACATtctttattgaaacatttgtACATGTAAAGTGTCTCCATCTCTACATCTTGGTATTTAATAAGTTATACTTAGATTTTATACATCTGAAATGTAaatcttatttctttttattagttaATAACTTAAGGTATTAAGCCTATTGTTATCGGCCTCCATAATATTAtatcaactgaaaatataaattgctagttatattaataacagatACTTCTGATATAAGTATTAAAATCTTTTGTGAATCACAGAACAAATAACAACGCTTTGATCTCtttaggtcatcatcaggttaagaaTGACACTTGAACAAGTAACCGTTATTGACGACATGTGGTGAGGACCACATTCCTACcgttgttatttaatttaatgttcttCAAATGGGTTTATCGTcatcaaatattacaaattacgAGTTTCTCAGTGCATAGCTAACGTAATTTTTGTAATCAGTCTACTTGTGATCTAGGATTAGCCTAGTGATGCATTATTTCAAGgacttttgcttttttttttgttttgtggtcGTTTCAAAGACCTTGTTTTTAGTCTCTGCCTCGGGACTTGTACGTGCAGTAGACAAATTGCATGCGAATACATAGTCATTTAGATTTTAGCTTTCaatcagtaaatatataataaaattctctaagttaaacacaaagttacacaaggttACTAGCCTTGTAGGTCTGCAGGTATGTCGTTGTGCCCCTGGTGGAAATTTAATAAAGAATTGTAATTGTTAGTTTTCAAGAATcgtgttaacactcctacgaaaagtggggcctaataggccccagagcaacttgaaaggttattaatattaggctaataattttgtatttaaatgaaattgccatttcatttaatgaaatgaaatcaaaatcaaatcaaagaaatgaaatttcatttaatgaaatgaaatcaaatgaaatggcaatttcatttaaatgcaaatttattagcctaatattaataacctttcaagttgctctggggcctattaggccccactttcgTAGAGTGTTAACTAGTTACCAGAAATATATGACATTtcgtttcaatttttattattatcgatGTTTTTCCTTTAGGAACGTAAGTTTTGTTGTTGCTAATCAAAAACTTCTTATATAGTTTTATCTGTactgttttttctatttcttttgtcATATGGACAAATGCTTGATTTCTTCTAAACTGGCTCTCAAGTAGTGTTTGTAGTTTCTCAGTTTGTCTGTCAACAATTTATTGTTGAACATTTGGAAAACATTGAATGTCTTAGAAACTTAACATAATATAGCAGTTGTAGTTTTCAGAATGGCTACATATTTTCCTTGTTATGTAGTCACTGTAAGCTACCAAAGCCTATGTGGCCATTtcctaataaacatttaattaagtcCTGGCAAGGATCAGTGGTTAGCATATTGAATGCATAATAAAAGATCCAAGGTTCGAAACGACGATTGCTATTGAACCCTTTTGAGCTGTGATGCTTCTGTAACTAGGCTAAGCATGTTcaggtgtgttaaagcgttcgactcgtaatctgatggtcgcgggttcgaattcccgtcgcaccaaacatgctcgctctttcagccgtgagtgcgttataacgtgacggtcaatcccaatattcgttggtaaaagagtagcccaagagttagcggtgtgtggtgatgactagctgcctttcctctagtcttacactgctaaactagggacggctagcgtagatggccCTTGAGTAGCCTTGcgagaagttcaaaacaaaacaaaaaagcttCTGTAACTGTGGAATCTAGTCTAGACTATCGGTTCCGAAACACATGAAGACAGCTCGTGTTGCCTACAGCACTACAAAACTAGTGTTGGTTACATGTAATCTTTAGGTTAACGTTTAGTTATTTTGCCGCATAATACGACACTCAAAttaaagataaaagaataaaacaatgtaaaagaaaaatattcatataacaaaaaaatagatTTTCCTTTCATACAAACGAATTTATTTGACAGGAAAGGCTGTCGTGACCTTGTGATTAGGTAGGTGGCTGACACACTATCTGCTGGTTGCGTGTACGAAGACCGTCACTAAATTAgtttgggacgttataatgttggtTAGTCCCACTCttatttggtaaagagtaaccccgGCTGTTGACTGTATCTAAATTAACCAACCAAAGCCCTTTGCTACCTTGATCCATATCCAGTAACCAACAACCCTTAAAGTTTGTGAAGTGATAATCGACATATCAACCTAGATATATTGATATTATTGGAGTGTGTAATTGTTAGCTGAGTATGAAACCGTTTTGTTTATACTTTATTGTACAGTTATATGTGTTCATTTTACAGTCCATCCAAAGACATGACGAACATATCTTAACCTTCTCATTGCGATAAACGAAGACttgttatgtattgttttattacaatgtttctaGTCATTTGAAACTGTTCAGAAATTATAACTAGCACGTTAGTTTGCATGGTCTACAGTAATTACTGTACACTGagtccgaaaatgatatccatttttttcCATCACGTACAGATGTTTCACAAAACGACATcggatcacattttgttatgtttaaaacatttacaacccttgactatagatttctctagaccaatcgcgacgtgagagtcttatcgatcgttccaGAACCcagacataataataaaaatgttcactttGGTAAACGAAATAGTAATTTGTCTAATTAAGAGGTTTCTCGTttcgatttataaaaaaaaaagaattcttacGTGTTtgacaaaaatcaatattattgttgaaatctatgaacaaactgttattaaaaacaaaacaacttttataaagtttaaattggCAAACCTTTTTAAACTATTTGATTTAAGGCGTTGTCGGCTAGCTATAGGGTTTAATTAAACTaaccatttgaaaaaaaattgttcgaTAAAAAACAGCATCAGTTCGCTCTAgctttttaaacaatatgtttgttctaaaacattcttttataacaatacaaattctttaatcgttttcaacaatatacataaacATACGTTTTTAAACAAGAGATGTATTTTTTTGGATTATTGTGTGAATTATAAAAAAGTTTTCAATGACTTATTAACTTGAAATACCAAAGTCTTccaatgatgtatatatataaagttgtttactATGATATTTTCAGTTGTACTAAGAGCTTATGGCACAGGTGATAACACAGAACTTCCGATTCCGTGATCTCCTTCATTATTTATCATGTGTATCCTACAGTTTATTCtctacattttttaattttaatgaaagtggTGAATGGCGGAGAGGTGATTCTCCAGCTACACAATTTATTAAGGTTTCTGAAGAGTGTAGACGTCAGTTTCTAGGAACACGTTAAGTCAAAGCAATGGTATTGCATAAAGAGTTTGATTTATGGTTGAATGGAACTGATGTTTCTAGTTTCATCCGTCATCATTCCCCAGTAAACAGTTCTTAGTTTCGATGAGTAAATggttaaacaacaagaaaaatagaCATAACGATGTTGTAGGAGTACCGTAATGAATCACGTGTTTATTTTGAGGAAAGATGtctttgaaagtttgttttattcgGTGACATTTGAAGGAAAATTAGCAggtttacaacaataacaaaatttaggGTAAATCAAAATACGAGAAGACTTAAACCAATTGATCATAAAACCCATCGTCATCCCAAATTAAAACGCCTTCTAGGACTAAACCAATGAACCAAAATCTCATCCTTGTCATGACTTGTCGAAATACGAAATCCAGTCaataaaatgtgtaaactgtattcTCTGTGCTTCAACTAAGGTGAGGTTTTATTGTTGAGTTACTTTTATTGAACAGTAAATTACAAGACATCCCATTTTCTTTTTCGTCCTGCTgtagttttaatttctgaagaatAATGGTGTTCATCTTGCCCAGTACTGACGTCGTATCTACCGAAATAAAACTATTAgattattaacaatattcttataaacaGATGGCGCtgttgttgaaatgtttgttttgaatttcgcacaaagctactcgagggtatctgtgcgagccgtccgaatttagcagtgtaagactagagggaaggcagctagtcatcaccattcactgccaactcttgggctagtcttttaccaacgaacagtgggattgaccgtaacgttctaacgcacccacagctgaaagggcgagcatgtttgacgcgggcgcgaacccgcctGTTTCATGATGTTGAAATTTTTCTGTTTTGAGTTATTGTTAATGAAACCATGACcttacttaaattttaattttggggttattgtaatatttaaatgtgataTCACTTAAATGTTTCAGTTTACAATTATTCGAAATATCTGATTTGGTTTTATAGAAgtttatatgaattttatatgaatttgtatttgatataaattaccagtttattacttgtaaaacttttACTTAATTATTGTTGTGATATTTCAGTTAAACGTTCTTTGAATGTTTGAAATTGagattttctaattttatattcttaaaataaattcgAGGTGTTAGAAATCTGTTGCATTGTTTAACTGTATCAATAATCATATCCTATCTTAAgactaaaaatgtttcattattttgtgaCTTGTAAATTATCTGAGTCACTACATTGAACGTATTAgttgaaacactatttatattattaatttttaaacttagcATAATTGAAGTTTTCTAATTTTATGCAGTGCGTTTCGCCTTTAAAACGTTAGACTAATGTAACTgaaatttttcattattcatttcaTAGTAATGGAAAGATTCAGTATGAAATCATTGGAAgtttacaatttaattttactaaaatatttttcagtttagaGCTGTTCGAATGTAGATGTTACCttacaaaataaacttgaaaataattctaatctATTCTCTCAAAGCACAAAGTTCAAAAACATGATTTATGAGATTCTAGTCACTGTACGAAATTATCAGTATACATCTAGACTGATTTTCTTGTATTAAGTTAAACTCATAGTATTTGTTCATTGACAAACAATTGACTTTTGTACTGACGGTTAATAGTTTGCTAATTAAAAGTGTTATAGACTAATATAACGTAGATCCTAGTTATCACTTCAAATTACCTTGAATCTGAAATCCATCATTATCTGATTAAAAAACAATCTGAGAAAAGAACAAATGGACTGAATCGTTTATTGTTTGCTGTATTTGGAATGCATGGATAATACTTCATATTCAGTAATTATATTTGatgaatttcaataatattacatattctttattacttaatatttttatgtttaaacagCAGTCAATTTTTCctcatttaaagtaatttaattgtattttataaatctacGTGATTTTCACACATTCGAaagacatatttaaaatttttcatttcattgtgATTTGAttctattttctaattttacGCGATTTCCACACATTCAGAAGTCATCTCTCAAAATGATTCATCtttgataatttatttgtatcttgTCACTTCTGGAAGGTGAAGTTTTTTAGGTGAAGAAATTCTACTTTCACACAGAATGATACTTCTCTCTAACTCACcagtaatatttagttttacgCAAACAATTTACTTTGAAACAACAGAAACGTCATAAAGTAAAATCGTGAACAGAAAGTGTAAACGAAGCTCCTGttgaaaacattttctcaactctTTTGAGGATATATATCTTTCAAATTAAGATATCAAATATGAATGATTAATAGAAGCTTTATGTTGTGATTGTTGTCTTTTTCTGCAGTTTATCACacgtaaagttttaaaattactcaagtgttttaataaactattaagtTCCGCCAAATTGACAAAAACTTGCagacaaaaacattatttcaattgCAGTTGCTACATCTACTTTATTcataaagctatatatatatatatatatatacacacatcatGACACAACAATACAACATTCACGGAATTAATAATTCTtcaacaaaacaagaacaaacacttGTCTGTGAAACCTAAGCCTAATCATTACCTAGAGCCAGGCTGGTTGCAAGGAGGGATTACAGCAAGCGAGGTTTACACGAAACCATTACGAGTTTTCCGAAGTTCGAtaattatttctacaaatcaACATGTGCGATATGAGCAGTTTTCAATAACCATAAAACACTAACATTTAGTTAATTCCATGTAACAGCGGTTCACATTCACATGGACAACATTAAAACACATGCAAGCTGTAGCATACCGTCTGGCTCAGAGCAGTTAAAAAAGCTCTCAGTTCAGACTTAACCTTCATAGCTGACCACCTATAGCAAGATGCTGACGTCCTACAATAAGTCTCACGTTTTACTTAAAACGCAGCAAGTTTAGAAATCTAACTAAACCAGACACGACACGaacattattaacatattttatatacaaatgttctcCAGACAGAAATTCCGAACTAGAATGAGGCCAATTACCATcgataaaaaattatatgtagaatatttttagttatagAAGTCTCTAAGTATTTTCTAATATCGGGTTGTTGGAGGGTTAACAGGAAGTAACACAacctctaaattttaaaattatatttttctttttaaacatttagaCTCAGAATTTCCAGGCCACGTTTAAAATGGGGGTCCGTATTCGCGCCAGTCGAAGAGAAATTTTGAGATAAAGAATCGCATGTGGATCACTTTGCTGTTTTAAGGGCTTAACGAGACCATGTACTACCGCCTATTTTCGAAAGAGAAACAGGTGCGTATTTGGCAGCCTCAAAGAGGTCTCTGGCAGAAACAGCCCCAGGAGATAAATCACCCGCAGCCACAGGGGCATCGGCAAGAACGGGGGCAGCGACAGCACCAGGGGCATGTACAACAGAATAGCTGCTTACTGCACCAACTGGACCAGCAACAGAAACTGGGCCAGCGATAGCACCAGGGGCATGTGAAACGGCATAGCTACTCACTGTACCTACTGCACCAGCGACAGGAACTGGGCCAGCGATAGCACCAGGGGCATGTGAAACGGCATAGCTACTCACTGTACCTACTGCACCAGCGACAGGAACTGGGCCAGCGATAGCACCAGGGGCATGTGAAACGGCATAGCTACTTACTGTACCTACTGGACCAGCAACGGGGACGGGGGCAGCAACAGCACCAGGGACATGTGAAACGGCATAGCCTCCAACAGGACCTACTGGAGCGCCACCTGGCAAACCTATTATAGTGGTATCAGCAGGATTGTCGCCCGGACTAACCCCTTGTTCATTAGAATGGATGTTGGGTCTGAAGCCACCAGGACCAGCAGAATAGTCCACTACTCTCTTTCGTCCATCTCCGATCGTTAAGGAATAGCTACCAGTGATTTCACCACCCACGGTTCCACTTTCAGAACGAGAGCTGGTGCCATCACCACCTTCTGCTGTGTACATGAAAGAGAAGGGACTGGGCTGTAAAAAGGAAGAGAAAcgaatatacattatttattttctagaacAAACACCTTTAGATTTAATACAATCATTTAGTCAATGGAAACTTGTAACAGTTAGAAACATAAggctttttattaaataaatcttaCAAGTGATAAAAACTCAGAGTTAGGAGTGGTTCTCATAACAGCATAACTTGATACTAAAGTTAAACCTAACATTTCATACTATAAAGTGATGACTAGAGtgacatattttataatgacAAACGACCacaaactaaatgttttatttgtacagcTTCTTTACGAGCGACCCTAACTTATACTTCTAAACTCACAATCAGTAACAGACTGAAGACATTCTAATTTGCTCCCCTGCCCAATAAGAAGTATGGAACAAAGTAACGTCAGCAGTATTGTATACTTTAGAAAAAAACACCTCAATATGAACTATAGTTTCTAAAGAAGAAATGGATTACACTAAAAGTTTCAAATTCATCAGTTTAAATCCTGaatagatataaacataaaaaaacccTCAAGAATTTACACTCACTTCTGCAACGGGAGCAGGAGCAGCAGCTGGAGCAGCAGGAACCCCTGGTAAGGATAAGATAGAAACACTAGCTGGGTCATCACCGGGTTTTACTCCCTGTTCGTTACTCTTGATTGTTGCAGTAAAGCCTAAATCTCCAGCTGAGTAGTCGACGAGTCTCTTCTGTCCACTTGGGTGTTCCACACTGTAGGAACCAGTCACTTTTCTTCCACCTTCTCCACTCTCGGACCTGGAACTGGATCCACCACCAGCTGGAGCGGTGTACATAAAGTCAAAAGggccctgaaaaaaaaaaaaaaaccaacagttATTGTCAACGTGTTTCGTCatacatggattttttttttttttcgcaaaTGGTGTTTCATTTATCAATGGCACTGGGTACTTAAACAAATGTACTACGAAAATTAATTTCTAATCATAAATAGATACAGATTTGTGCTCAAAATGTTATGAAACCCCCAATTAACTTCTAATTTACtaagtatatattataaaccAGGAATAATAGACTAACCCCTACAGGAGCACCAGCAGCAGGGACACCGGCAACAGGGGCAACAACAGCAGGGCCACCAGCAGGAATCATGGGAAGTCCTGCATAACCACTAATGTCTACATCAGCAGGGTTACTACCAGGTTCGACACCAGGTTCGTTACTATGAATTTTTGCTTTGAATCCACCAGTTCCAGCAGTGTAGTCCACCTTCCTGCGACGACCATCAGGGTCCTCCACGCTGTATGAACCCACCACGTTTCCGGAAATGTCTCCACTTTCTGATCTAGAGCTGGCTCCTCCTATTTCAGCAGCATTGTACATGAAGTTGAAAGGTTGGGCCTGTGTATAATATATCAATAATCtttattaaacaaagaacatACCTCTCCTAAGGATATCATAAAATatacacagtttataatatatttttgtcccAAACAGAGTAACAACACAAGTATAACGTAAACACCTGCTTTACcatgttatttacattacatcTGGAAAGAAAATGAACATCTTACCTAATATACCTTTGAAAAATCCAAATATAAATCAAGAAAGTTTTATCTACACAGACACCTCAGAAGAAAGTGTAATGTAAACGAATTTCAAGAATAGTGGTAGCAAACCGTTGAATACCAATCATCCATTCGAAGTTTTTTTCATTACAGCATTATTCAAGTACTGTTTTCAGAGGAAAGACAGTCGAACTATTCCAAATCGTTAGTATGGTAAACATTTATTACTAAAGCtcaaaatgtttgatattaaatCCTCGAATAATTTACTggatgaaaagttatttttgtaacgTGCACTTACTGGTCCACCTCCTATGCCTGCACCAGCTGGGACACCAACAGGAGCACCAGCAGGGCCACCAGCAGGAATCATGGGAAGTCCTGCATAACCACTAATGTCTACATCAGCAGGGTTACTACCAGGTTCGACACCAGGTTCGTTACTATGAATTTTGCTTTGAATCCACCAGTTCCAGCAGTGTAGTCCACCTTCCTGCGACGACCATCAGGGTCTTCCACACTGTATGAACCCACCACGTTTCCGGAAATGTCTCCAGTTTCTGATCTGGAGCTGGCTCCTCCTATTTCAGCAGCATTGTACATGAAGTTGAAGGGTGTACGCTATAGagtaaatacaagtaaaaataatttaatcttgTCACAATAACTTCAAGAAATGGTTTCACATATCCTAAAGATCGTGTTATATCTCTGTTGTATTTTGTAATACTAATATCATTacatttgggcctggcat is a window from the Tachypleus tridentatus isolate NWPU-2018 unplaced genomic scaffold, ASM421037v1 Hic_cluster_1, whole genome shotgun sequence genome containing:
- the LOC143241638 gene encoding uncharacterized protein LOC143241638, which produces MIPAGGPAGAPVGVPAGAGIGGGPAQPFNFMYNAAEIGGASSRSESGDISGNVVGSYSVEDPDGRRRKVDYTAGTGGFKAKIHSNEPGVEPGSNPADVDISGYAGLPMIPAGGPAVVAPVAGVPAAGAPVGGPFDFMYTAPAGGGSSSRSESGEGGRKVTGSYSVEHPSGQKRLVDYSAGDLGFTATIKSNEQGVKPGDDPASVSILSLPGVPAAPAAAPAPVAEPSPFSFMYTAEGGDGTSSRSESGTVGGEITGSYSLTIGDGRKRVVDYSAGPGGFRPNIHSNEQGVSPGDNPADTTIIGLPGGAPVGPVGGYAVSHVPGAVAAPVPVAGPVGTVSSYAVSHAPGAIAGPVPVAGAVGTVSSYAVSHAPGAIAGPVPVAGAVGTVSSYAVSHAPGAIAGPVSVAGPVGAVSSYSVVHAPGAVAAPVLADAPVAAGDLSPGAVSARDLFEAAKYAPVSLSKIGGSTWSR